One Malus sylvestris chromosome 14, drMalSylv7.2, whole genome shotgun sequence DNA segment encodes these proteins:
- the LOC126599158 gene encoding cytochrome P450 98A2-like, giving the protein MALVLLPVSIIFIFLAYKLYNQQRFTLPPGPYPWPIIGNLHNVGAVPCRCFFDLSRVFGPIMSVWFGPNIHIVVSNHELAKQVLKEHDEKLAHRHRDSFMARITKNGEDLVWADYGPHYIKLRKICMLEIFSPNSLEIFRHIREDEVREMVRSIFADCNKSDGKCLEVRKYLRSVAFNHVTRMVFGKRFENEEGLLDQQGLEIVEILDSEKKLGAYLPILVDIWWLNWVFRFRNTEISRHVARKDRFVQAIKEEHAVKGEISSIAGAKQHFMGALLDLQEKYELGKDNVGGLVWDMVIAGMDTVAVSVEWAMAELIKNPRVQQKAQEELNRVIGLNRVMTESDISSLPYLKCVVKEALRLHPPTPLMLPHKANANVKIGGYDVPKGTIVHVNVWAIGRDPTQWSDPFNFRPERFIEQEDIEAKGHDFRLLPFGAGRRACPAAQAGTTLVTSMLGHLLHGFCWTLPEGVQPKEIDMSEGTGLVSYMLIPLQAVPKERLPAHLYMN; this is encoded by the coding sequence ATGGCTCTCGTTTTGCTTCCTGTCTCAATAATTTTCATCTTCCTAGCTTACAAACTCTACAACCAGCAAAGATTTACGCTGCCCCCGGGACCATATCCATGGCCGATCATCGGAAACCTTCACAACGTGGGGGCGGTTCCATGTCGGTGTTTCTTTGATCTGTCACGAGTTTTCGGTCCAATCATGTCGGTCTGGTTTGGTCCGAATATCCACATTGTGGTCTCGAACCATGAATTGGCAAAGCAAGTGCTCAAAGAACATGATGAGAAACTAGCACATAGGCACAGGGATTCGTTCATGGCTAGGATCACAAAAAATGGTGAGGACCTTGTGTGGGCAGATTATGGTCCTCACTACATAAAGCTCAGAAAAATTTGTATGCTTGAGATTTTTTCTCCTAATAGTCTTGAAATTTTCAGACACATTAGAGAAGATGAAGTTAGAGAAATGGTGCGGTCCATTTTCGCAGATTGTAACAAGTCCGATGGAAAATGTTTGGAGGTCAGAAAATACTTGAGATCTGTAGCTTTCAACCATGTTACAAGGATGGTGTTCGGGAAGCGGTTTGAGAACGAAGAGGGGTTGCTCGACCAGCAAGGTTTAGAGATTGTGGAGATTTTGGATAGTGAAAAAAAACTCGGTGCATACCTTCCAATATTGGTAGATATTTGGTGGCTTAACTGGGTTTTTCGGTTTCGGAACACGGAGATTTCGAGACACGTGGCGCGCAAAGACAGATTCGTACAAGCGATTAAGGAGGAGCATGCGGTTAAGGGTGAGATTAGCAGTATTGCCGGTGCCAAGCAACATTTCATGGGAGCATTGCTTGATCTTCAAGAAAAGTATGAACTTGGTAAGGATAATGTTGGAGGATTGGTTTGGGATATGGTCATTGCAGGTATGGACACAGTtgctgtctcagttgaatgggcCATGGCCGAGTTGATCAAGAACCCCAGGGTGCAGCAGAAGGCCCAAGAGGAGCTCAACCGCGTTATCGGGCTCAATCGGGTAATGACCGAATCCGATATCTCAAGCCTTCCTTACCTAAAATGTGTAGTCAAGGAGGCACTGAGGCTGCACCCTCCAACCCCACTGATGCTACCCCACAAGGCAAATGCCAATGTCAAGATTGGTGGCTATGATGTTCCTAAGGGAACAATTGTTCATGTAAATGTTTGGGCAATAGGGCGCGATCCGACACAGTGGTCCGACCCATTCAATTTCCGCCCTGAAAGGTTCATCGAACAAGAAGACATTGAGGCGAAGGGTCACGATTTCCGGCTTCTTCCTTTTGGTGCAGGAAGACGCGCGTGCCCGGCAGCACAGGCAGGCACCACCCTTGTTACATCAATGCTGGGTCACCTTTTGCATGGCTTTTGTTGGACATTGCCTGAAGGGGTACAGCCCAAGGAGATCGACATGTCCGAGGGCACAGGTTTGGTGAGCTACATGCTGATCCCTTTACAGGCGGTCCCTAAAGAGAGATTGCCagcacacttgtacatgaattag
- the LOC126598927 gene encoding protein PHYTOCHROME KINASE SUBSTRATE 3-like, with protein sequence MEGDAKTGIHTRDASFSSYLNRAEGNFVLKLAGSVQTPNPPPAKKIEEGEISVFGAEKYFNMMLEDDGPRIVDYDTSKLGQKKEENRGGQKHKQPKSRPGTPSTCSEASWNSQSGLLPSLRTPSQSKKKKRNGKINIFSGFSCNGSCSDKKSIYIHEMNAGHGGRGNKDFRKQNVGNIDHNPVKQPQPRFKARDEVYYSSFERSNKEEHFAFANLNSRAKKLAAKSQLEEKKMKDEDPRKSLEVFGSQSMKGDNVAINLERRLSMLKWDAIPKAPMMNEDAESDASSDLFEIESLSGNGIPMASATRDDSSETGMEKMAVKGRTPAPTTTGKAVGVAQRLEPSM encoded by the coding sequence ATGGAAGGAGACGCCAAGACCGGGATTCATACCCGGGACGCTTCGTTTTCTTCTTACCTCAACAGAGCAGAAGGTAACTTTGTGCTCAAGCTTGCAGGATCAGTTCAGACTCCGAATCCCCCTCCTGCCAAGAAGATTGAGGAGGGTGAAATCAGTGTCTTTGGCGCGGAGAAATATTTCAACATGATGCTGGAAGATGACGGTCCACGAATTGTGGACTATGACACAAGCAAACTTGggcagaagaaggaagaaaatagAGGTGGTCAGAAGCACAAGCAACCAAAGAGCAGGCCAGGCACTCCGAGTACTTGTTCTGAAGCGAGTTGGAACAGCCAAAGCGGCTTGTTACCTTCGCTGAGAACCCCGTCTCAgagcaagaagaaaaagagaaatggaAAGATCAATATCTTTTCGGGTTTTAGCTGCAATGGATCTTGTTCAGATAAGAAATCCATTTATATTCATGAGATGAATGCCGGGCATGGAGGTCGCGGAAATAAAGATTTTAGGAAGCAAAATGTTGGGAATATTGATCACAATCCCGTTAAGCAGCCGCAGCCAAGATTTAAGGCGAGGGATGAGGTTTACTACTCTAGCTTTGAAAGATCAAACAAGGAAGAGCATTTTGCATTCGCAAATTTGAATTCCCGTGCAAAGAAATTGGCTGCTAAATCACAGTtggaagagaagaaaatgaaggaCGAAGATCCACGAAAATCACTGGAGGTGTTTGGATCCCAAAGTATGAAGGGAGACAATGTAGCAATAAATTTAGAGAGGAGATTGTCCATGCTAAAGTGGGATGCCATTCCGAAAGCTCCAATGATGAATGAAGATGCGGAGAGTGATGCGAGTTCGGATTTGTTCGAGATAGAGAGCCTTTCGGGGAACGGGATACCTATGGCATCCGCCACCAGGGATGACTCAAGTGAGACCGGCATGGAGAAAATGGCTGTAAAAGGTCGAACGCCGGCTCCAACAACGACTGGCAAGGCAGTAGGAGTTGCTCAAAGGTTGGAACCTTCAATGTAA
- the LOC126598931 gene encoding NAP1-related protein 1-like isoform X2, with amino-acid sequence MVADKGKKLKLSEKPEDENADHIDEKLVLSIEKLQEVQDELEKINEEASDKVLEVEQKYNEFLSHPALSELLTEEDQKIFKHLTSLEVEDFKDVKSGYAITFVFSPNPYFEDTKLTKTFTFLDEATKVTATSIKWKEGMGIPNGVNHDKKGNKRPQVEESFFSWFSDSQHKDILEDEIHDEIAEVIKEDLWPNPLTYFNHEADDDEEFDDEEVDEEGKNEDDDSDDDEDDQDDDEDGDEDDGK; translated from the exons ATGGTGGCTGACAAGGGCAAGAAGCTGAAGCTCTCAGAGAAACCCGAGGACGAGAACGCTGACCACATCGATGAGAAGCTCGTCCTCTCCATCGAGAAGTTGCAGGAGGTCCAAGACGAGCTCGAAAAG ATCAATGAGGAAGCCAGTGATAAAGTCCTGGAAGTGGAGCAGAAGTATAATGAG TTCTTGAGCCATCCCGCGCTCAGTGAacttttgactgaagaggatcaaAAG ATTTTCAAGCATCTAACTTCTCTGGAAGTTGAGGACTTCAAGGACGTGAAATCTGGTTACGCCATCACGTTT GTGTTCAGCCCCAATCCTTATTTTGAAGACACAAAGCTTACAAAGACCTTTACTTTTCTTGATGAAGCAACAAAAGTTACTGCTACATCCATAAAATGGAAAGAGGGAATG GGCATTCCTAATGGAGTTAATCATGATAAGAAAGGGAACAAGCGACCTCAGGTTGAGGAAAG CTTCTTTAGCTGGTTCAGTGATAGTCAGCACAAAGATATTTTGGAGGATGAGATTCATGACGAG ATTGCGGAGGTTATTAAGGAGGATTTGTGGCCCAATCCTCTTACTTATTTCAACCAT GAGGCTGATGATGATGAGGAATTTGATGATGAGGAAGTTGATGAAGAG GGAAAGAATGAAGACGACGACTCTGACGATGACGAGGATGAccaagatgatgatgaagatggtGATGAGGATGACGGAAAATAA
- the LOC126598931 gene encoding NAP1-related protein 2-like isoform X1, whose protein sequence is MVADKGKKLKLSEKPEDENADHIDEKLVLSIEKLQEVQDELEKINEEASDKVLEVEQKYNEVRRPVYDKRNGIIKSIPDFWLTAFLSHPALSELLTEEDQKIFKHLTSLEVEDFKDVKSGYAITFVFSPNPYFEDTKLTKTFTFLDEATKVTATSIKWKEGMGIPNGVNHDKKGNKRPQVEESFFSWFSDSQHKDILEDEIHDEIAEVIKEDLWPNPLTYFNHEADDDEEFDDEEVDEEGKNEDDDSDDDEDDQDDDEDGDEDDGK, encoded by the exons ATGGTGGCTGACAAGGGCAAGAAGCTGAAGCTCTCAGAGAAACCCGAGGACGAGAACGCTGACCACATCGATGAGAAGCTCGTCCTCTCCATCGAGAAGTTGCAGGAGGTCCAAGACGAGCTCGAAAAG ATCAATGAGGAAGCCAGTGATAAAGTCCTGGAAGTGGAGCAGAAGTATAATGAGGTACGCAGGCCGGTCTACGATAAGCGAAATGGTATCATTAAGTCCATCCCTGACTTTTGGTTAACTGCT TTCTTGAGCCATCCCGCGCTCAGTGAacttttgactgaagaggatcaaAAG ATTTTCAAGCATCTAACTTCTCTGGAAGTTGAGGACTTCAAGGACGTGAAATCTGGTTACGCCATCACGTTT GTGTTCAGCCCCAATCCTTATTTTGAAGACACAAAGCTTACAAAGACCTTTACTTTTCTTGATGAAGCAACAAAAGTTACTGCTACATCCATAAAATGGAAAGAGGGAATG GGCATTCCTAATGGAGTTAATCATGATAAGAAAGGGAACAAGCGACCTCAGGTTGAGGAAAG CTTCTTTAGCTGGTTCAGTGATAGTCAGCACAAAGATATTTTGGAGGATGAGATTCATGACGAG ATTGCGGAGGTTATTAAGGAGGATTTGTGGCCCAATCCTCTTACTTATTTCAACCAT GAGGCTGATGATGATGAGGAATTTGATGATGAGGAAGTTGATGAAGAG GGAAAGAATGAAGACGACGACTCTGACGATGACGAGGATGAccaagatgatgatgaagatggtGATGAGGATGACGGAAAATAA